The following coding sequences lie in one Anguilla rostrata isolate EN2019 chromosome 8, ASM1855537v3, whole genome shotgun sequence genomic window:
- the vps28 gene encoding vacuolar protein sorting-associated protein 28 homolog, with translation MFHGIPVSAGMGGAPANKPELYEEVKLYKNAREREKFDNMAELFAVVKTLQALEKAYIKDCVTPNEYTGACSRLLVQYKAAFKQVQGSDVGSIDDFCRKYRLDCPLAMERIKEDRPITIKDDKGNLNRCIADIVSLFITVMDKLRLEIRAMDEIQPDLRELMETMNRMSNMPPEFEAKDKVSLWLSTLSSMSASDELDDSQVRQMLFDLESAYNAFNRFLHAS, from the exons atgtttcacggaaTTCCGGTGAGCGCAGGAATGGGCGGAG CCCCTGCCAATAAGCCTGAACTGTATGAA GAAGTGAAGCTGTACAAAAATgcaagagaaagggaaaa GTTTGATAACATGGCAGAGTTATTTGCTGTGGTGAAGACTCTGCAGGCCCTGGAGAAAGCTTACATCAAAGACTGTGTGACACCCAACGA gtacacaggtgCGTGCTCCAGGTTGCTGGTTCAGTATAAAGCTGCTTTCAAACAGGTCCAGGGGTCCGACGTGGGCTCAATTGATGACTTCTGCCGGAAGTACAga CTCGACTGTCCTCTTGCCATGGAGAGGATCAAGGAGGATCGACCAATCACCATCAAGGATGACAAAGGCAACCTGAACCGCTGCATCGCCGACATTGTTTCT CTCTTCATCACAGTGATGGATAAGCTGCGTCTGGAGATCAGGGCCATGGATGAG ATCCAGCCAGACCTCAGGGAGTTGATGGAGACCATGAACAGGATGAGTAACATGCCCCCAGAGTTTGAGGCCAAGGATAAAGTCAGCCTGTG gttaTCCACGCTGAGCAGTATGTCTGCCTCTGACGAGCTGGATGACTCTCAGGTTCGGCAGATGCTGTTTGATCTGGAATCGGCTTATAATGCCTTCAACCGCTTCCTGCACGCCTCCTGA
- the LOC135262163 gene encoding aurora kinase A- and ninein-interacting protein, translating into MKACKVPASTQEDCGVWLDTADLRRKRKPVRPPRPISRLLNPLGPSGAYRVPAVLSFTQTRLQFPATAQSSITSFLSPRRHGDAAQPSSLPLGLGSRITQSASPAPGLPWSGSENKAPEQVIVLSTSCQGKEEAESAAAMATPLSPPDVTAMLKKRKRFGRPEEPANQRVGGVVPPLRPLPQDSAGGGVRGGCRVLAACSSPLPVEEEEEEPAKKRLRAPNSTETLPCHLTQRDPSLSHRGEGKENSQRPPLPPSSPLSPKPTSWRRESPCLSPWKRPLRDLPETQVVSRSQLFTQDSEGRQVMAHRGAVCRTPLLDCTNLPPCRELPGTVPSQPPLQGEPDSELRPELLFTQDSEGNRVIKH; encoded by the exons ATGAAGGCTTGCAAGGTCCCGGCGAGCACGCAGGAAGACTGCGGCGTGTGGCTGGACACCGCGGACCTCCGCAGGAAGAGGAAACCG gtccgccccccccgccccatctccAGGCTGCTGAACCCGCTGGGGCCCTCGGGGGCCTACAGAGTCCCCGCCGTTCTGAGCTTCACACAGACCAGGCTGCAGTTTCCCGCCACCGCCCAGAGCTCCATCACCTCCTTCCTGTCCCCGCGTCGCCATGGTGACGCCGCCCAACCCTCCTCACTGCCTCTTGGTCTCGGCTCCCGCATCACCCAGAGTGCTTCACCTGCCCCTGGTTTGCCGTGGAGTGGGAGTGAGAACAAGGCTCCAGAACAGGTCATAGTTctgtccacttcctgtcagggTAAGGAAGAGGCGGAGTCTGCCGCTGCAATGGCCACGCCTCTCTCCCCACCGGACGTTACCGCAATGCTGAAGAAGAGGAAACGTTTCGGCAGGCCCGAggagccagccaatcagagagttgGGGGTGTGGTCCCTCCTTTAAGGCCCCTCCCTCAGGACAGTGCaggaggcggggtcagggggggctgcagggtgctGGCGGCGTGTTCATCCCCCCTGccagtggaggaggaagaggaggagcctgCTAAAAAGAGGCTCAGGGCCCCAAATAGCACAGAGACCCTGCCGTGCCATCTCACCCAGCGTGACCCCTCCCTGTCCCACCGTGGTGAGGGGAAAGAGAACAGCCAGAGACCCCCGctgcctccctcctctcccctctcccccaaaccCACGTCCTGGAGGAGGGAGTCCCCTTGCCTGTCGCCGTGGAAACGCCCCCTGCGCGACCTCCCGGAGACGCAGGTGGTGAGCCGCTCCCAGCTGTTCACCCAGGACTCGGAGGGCCGACAGGTAATGGCTCACCGCGGCGCCGTGTGCAGGACCCCCCTGCTGGACTGCACCAACTTACCCCCCTGCAGGGAGCTGCCCGGGACTGTACCATCCCAGCCTCCCCTGCAGGGGGAGCCAGACTCTGAGCTAAGGCCAGAGCTGCTGTTCACACAGGACTCCGAGGGAAACAGGGTTATCAAGCACTGA
- the cap2 gene encoding adenylyl cyclase-associated protein 2 — MEALVQRLEQAVTRLESMSIKMQTPGGGVANGDITNGINGVSRCVEAFDLLLEGPVSDYLRTSQAIGEDVEKHAEMVKTALKVQRNFIKMASTHQQPAQAEMSALLKPISDQIQQVQRFREQHRGSLLFNHLSAVSESIPALGWVTVCMKPGPYVKEMNDAAMFYTNRVLKDYKETDKRHVDWVRSYLNIWTEMQAYIKQHHTTGLAWSQTVSLNTALLLLDLAPCPALPPPAPLPPPPPPSADQQPKPDSSALHSALFAQLNQGEDITRGLKHVSEAQKTHKNPGLRSQSGAPPPTAAHGHAPKAAATPPHSRTPLLELEGKKWRVEYQNQAPDLLISDTELRQVAYVFSCANSTLQIKGKVNSIILDNCKKMGVVFDSVVGIVEIINCKDIKLQVMGTVPTISINKTDGCHVYLSQDALNCEIISAKSSEMNILLPQGDDYREFPVPEQFKTVWDGSRLVSEPTEIAG, encoded by the exons ATGGAGGCTTTGGTGCAGAGACTGGAGCAGGCTGTGACACGCCTGGAGAGCATGTCCATCAAGATGCAGACCccgggagggggcgtggccaatGGAGACATAACCAATGGAATCAATG GTGTAAGCCGGTGTGTGGAGGCGTTTGACCTGCTGCTGGAGGGCCCAGTGTCGGACTACCTGCGGACGAGCCAAGCCATCGGAGAGGACGTGGAGAAGCAC GCAGAGATGGTGAAGACTGCTCTAAAAGTGCAGAGGAACTTCATCAAGATGGCGAGCACACACCAGCAGCCTGCACAG GCGGAGATGTCGGCCCTGCTGAAGCCCATCTCGGATCAGATCCAGCAGGTGCAGCGTTTCCGCGAGCAGCACCGCGGGAGCCTGCTGTTCAACCACCTCTCAGCCGTCAGCGAGAGCATCCCGGCGCTGGGCTGGGTCACCGTG TGCATGAAGCCAGGGCCATATGTGAAAGAAATGAACGATGCCGCCATGTTCTACACTAACCGCGTTCTGAAGGACTACAAAGAGAC AGATAAGCGGCATGTCGACTGGGTTCGGTCCTACCTGAACATCTGGACAGAGATGCAAGCCTACATAAAGCAGCATCACACCACAGGCCTGGCCTGGAGCCAAACTGTAAGCCTGAACACT GCTCTCCTCCTGCTGGACCTTGCCCcatgccccgccctccctcctcctgcccccctgcccccgcccccccctccgagCGCAGACCAGCAGCCCAAACCTGACAGCAGCGCCTTGCACTCTGCCCTCTTCGCCCAGCTCAACCAGGGAGAGGACATCACCAGAG GCCTGAAGCACGTCTCTGAAGCCCAGAAGACCCATAAGAACCCGGGCCTGCGCTCCCAGAGCggggcacccccccccacagccgcACATGGCCACGCCCCCAAGGCCGCGGCCACGCCACCCCACAGCCGCACCccgctgctggagctggaggggAAGAAGTGGCGGGTG GAGTACCAGAACCAGGCCCCGGACCTGCTGATCTCCGACACCGAGCTCCGGCAGGTGGCCTACGTCTTCAGCTGCGCCAACTCCACCCTGCAGATCAAGGGCAAAGTCAACTCCATCATTCTGG ATAACTGTAAGAAAATGGGTGTGGTGTTTGACAGCGTGGTGGGCATCGTGGAGATCATCAACTGCAAAGACATAAAGCTCCAG GTGATGGGGACAGTGCCCACCATCTCCATCAACAAGACGGACGGCTGCCACGTGTACCTCAGCCAGGACGCGCTCAACTGCGAGATCATCAGCGCCAAGAGCTCCGAGATGAACATCCTGCTCCCGCAAGGAGACGACTAC agAGAGTTCCCCGTTCCAGAGCAGTTCAAGACGGTGTGGGACGGATCCAGACTAGTGTCGGAGCCCACCGAGATCGCTGGCTGA